The following are encoded together in the Candidatus Woesebacteria bacterium genome:
- a CDS encoding M3 family oligoendopeptidase has protein sequence MQKSSPKTRWNLQVLYRNDNDPKIVSDHQLIDKVVTSFASKWSASNKYLSSPKSLKQALDDYENIFRHYGLGGKEWYYWNLKYSQNQLDVKTKARLNKAIEFARCNQNKLQFFELNLAKINNKKQIEFLEAEILRPYKHFLEKIFRDAKYQLSEKEERIINLKSSVARENWTKMTSSLLSKEEKVVAGEDGKRTKLTLTELLPLLQSTSKKVRDESALAINEIFSKYIDVAEHEINSFLQDVKIEDELRGRIRPDLQKHLADDLTSEIVDNLVDSVKKRFSISKDFYKLKSKLHGVNRLAYHERNIDYGKTNTIYSFNKATSLITDAFSSLDPKFSQIFSHYLQNGQIDAFPKKGKTGGAFCLYNLPTQPTYILLNFSGKLEDVLTMTHETGHGINGELMREKQNSLNFGTPHATAEIASTFFENYVLEKVVNDVDDETKLALKIKTLSDSINTIIRQIAADLFQRELHASFRKKGYLSKDEIGKIFQKHMASYMGQFVEQSPGSENWWIYWHHIRSPFYNYQYAFGLLIAKYLLKIVKEDKNNLEKVKYFLSAGMEQSPVEIFNNIGLDITSKKFWDQGMDEIQNSLNESNILAKKIGRI, from the coding sequence ATGCAAAAATCATCTCCAAAAACTCGATGGAATTTACAAGTGTTGTATCGAAACGATAACGATCCAAAAATTGTTAGTGATCATCAACTAATCGACAAAGTTGTCACTAGTTTTGCAAGCAAATGGAGTGCCAGCAATAAATATTTATCAAGTCCCAAGTCACTTAAACAAGCATTGGATGATTACGAAAATATTTTCAGACATTATGGTTTAGGCGGTAAGGAATGGTATTACTGGAATTTGAAATATTCACAAAATCAACTTGATGTAAAAACAAAAGCGCGCTTGAATAAAGCAATCGAGTTTGCCAGATGTAATCAAAATAAACTTCAATTTTTCGAATTGAATTTGGCAAAAATCAACAATAAAAAGCAGATTGAATTTTTGGAAGCGGAAATATTACGACCCTACAAACATTTTTTAGAAAAAATATTTAGAGACGCTAAATATCAGCTATCCGAAAAAGAAGAGAGAATAATTAATCTCAAATCTTCGGTAGCGCGAGAAAACTGGACAAAAATGACTTCCAGTCTTTTGTCAAAAGAAGAAAAAGTTGTTGCGGGTGAAGACGGTAAACGTACAAAACTTACTCTTACCGAATTACTGCCCTTGCTGCAGAGTACCAGCAAAAAGGTGCGAGATGAAAGCGCTCTGGCAATTAACGAAATATTTTCCAAATATATCGATGTAGCAGAACATGAAATTAATTCGTTTTTGCAGGATGTTAAAATCGAAGATGAATTACGGGGCAGGATTAGGCCGGACCTCCAGAAACACTTAGCAGATGATCTTACAAGTGAAATAGTAGACAATCTTGTCGATTCGGTCAAAAAAAGGTTTTCTATATCTAAAGACTTTTACAAACTAAAGTCCAAACTCCATGGAGTGAATAGACTTGCCTATCACGAACGCAACATCGACTATGGAAAAACAAACACAATCTATTCCTTCAATAAGGCAACGTCTTTGATTACTGATGCATTTAGCTCACTTGATCCGAAATTTTCACAAATTTTCTCACACTACTTACAAAACGGGCAGATTGACGCTTTTCCTAAAAAAGGTAAAACGGGTGGAGCTTTTTGTCTATATAATCTACCAACCCAGCCGACATATATTCTTTTAAATTTCTCAGGCAAATTGGAAGATGTATTAACTATGACTCACGAAACGGGTCATGGAATAAACGGCGAATTAATGAGAGAAAAGCAAAACTCGCTAAATTTTGGAACTCCGCACGCAACAGCTGAGATTGCAAGTACCTTTTTTGAAAATTATGTTCTGGAAAAAGTCGTGAACGATGTCGACGACGAAACAAAATTGGCTCTCAAAATTAAAACACTTTCAGATAGTATAAACACAATTATTAGACAAATCGCCGCAGATCTTTTCCAACGTGAATTACATGCTTCGTTTAGAAAAAAGGGTTATTTGTCAAAGGACGAAATCGGCAAAATATTCCAAAAACATATGGCTTCATATATGGGGCAATTTGTTGAACAATCGCCAGGAAGTGAAAACTGGTGGATCTATTGGCACCATATCCGAAGCCCATTTTACAATTATCAATATGCCTTTGGCTTGTTGATCGCGAAGTACTTACTAAAAATTGTGAAAGAAGACAAAAACAATTTGGAGAAAGTTAAATACTTTTTGTCGGCAGGAATGGAACAATCCCCGGTGGAAATATTTAATAATATTGGACTTGATATAACTAGTAAAAAGTTCTGGGATCAAGGAATGGATGAGATTCAAAATTCATTGAATGAAAGTAACATACTTGCCAAAAAAATAGGAAGGATCTAG